TGAAGCACGGTGGCCAGGATCTGGTCGGGGAAGGTCAGCCGGGGCGGGCGGCCGCGCCGGATATCCCCGTCCGGGGCCAGGGTCTCGGTGAGGTCGTTCAGTTGCCGGCGGGTCATCCCGGTCAGTGCGGGATCGGAGAGCAAGGCCTGGTCCCACTGCGGATCCGGCGTCTGCGGGGTCCGGGCCGCCGGGATTACGGGGGATGGCTGGGGGTGCAGTGCATAGTTCCAGTCGCCATGGAAGGCGTGCCTGGTCAGCGGTAGGGTGGCCATCTCCGCGTCTTTGATGCGGACTCCGGTCGGGTAGGTGTTGGTGTCGAGTTCGGCCCTCACGCGCAGTCCGGTGCGGGTGGTGGTCGCGGCGATCGACTGCACGATGACTTCGTGGCTGGTCAGCGGGCGTCCGCTCCAGTTCATGGTGATGTGCGAGAACAGCCTGTGTTCGATCTTGTTCCACTTCGATGTGCCGGGTGGTAGGTGACACACGGTGATCGTCAGCCCGGTTTCAGCGGCGAGTTGGGCCAGCTCGAGCTTCCAGGCTCGGGTGCGGTAGCCGTTGGATCCGCCGGCGTCGGCGGTGATCAGCAGCTGTGTCGCCTGCGGGTAGGCGGCCTGGCCCTGGCCGTGCCACCAGCGGCGGATCGATTCCACTGCGAACGCGGCAGTGTCGTGATCGGTGCCGACGTTGACCCAGCCGGTGTTCGCGGTCAGGTCGTAGATGCCGTAGGGGACGGCTTTGCCCAATTGTGGGTCGGCGAAGTCGTGGACGCTGACCGGGACAGGCTCGCTGGCGGGACGCCACTGGCGGCCGCTGTTTTTGAACTCGCCGACGAGTTCCTTCTTCTTGGTGTCGACGCTGATGACCGGCTGGCCGGTGTCCCGGTGGTTGCGGGCCTGCTCGTTGAGGTAGCGGAACTGGGCGTCCCGGTCCGGATGCTGACTGCCCTCGAGCGTCTTCGCGTTGGCCTGAAGACTGAAGCCTTCCTCCCGCAGCAGATCGCCCACGGTGTCGGCGCTGATCCGGTGCCCGGCCCGGGCCAGCTCCGCCGCGATCGTACGGGTCGATTTCATCACGCCGGTGATTCCACCCGTTGTCGCCTCCTGGCAGCGCATCGACACATGGCTGGCCCGGCATGCGCCCGCTCGACTCGCAGAGCTTCGTCCTCCGGCTTCGCCAGATGCCATCGACCAGCTCGAAGTCGCGTTGGGCGTACGTCTTCCCACCGACCTGCGCGCATCACTGTTGTGCCACGATGGGGATTCTTCTTATCTCGGCATATTGCCGTGCGGCCCGCTCTACTCCACGGATGCAATCGCCGACGCGAGGCAGGGGCGCATGAAGATCTGGGAGGGCGAGGACGACCCAGATGAGCAGGAGACTCCGTGGTGGGGAACGCAGTGGATCCCCTTCGCCGGCGG
This genomic window from Streptomyces sp. NBC_01351 contains:
- a CDS encoding SMI1/KNR4 family protein — protein: MIPPVVASWQRIDTWLARHAPARLAELRPPASPDAIDQLEVALGVRLPTDLRASLLCHDGDSSYLGILPCGPLYSTDAIADARQGRMKIWEGEDDPDEQETPWWGTQWIPFAGGHGDEHFIDAGPGLWHEWHDHLGRAPHADYAYFLGWPSLGSWLHEVAEAMEHHDRINRLDAVAHPSVDEDGEIDWWAAGTRC